A window from Neodiprion fabricii isolate iyNeoFabr1 chromosome 2, iyNeoFabr1.1, whole genome shotgun sequence encodes these proteins:
- the LOC124176644 gene encoding flotillin-2 isoform X2 has protein sequence MGIEILSFTIKDVYDDVQYLASLGKAQTAAVKRDADVGVAEANRDAGIREAECEKSAMDIKYNTDTKIEDNARLFQLQKALFDQEINTAKAEAQLAYELQAAKIKQRIRNEEIQIEVVERRKQIEVEEQEVRRKEHELRSTVRLPAEAEHYKMGRVAEGKRTQTVGAATADAERIRLIGKAEAEAMEAVGKSDAERMRMKAQIYKKYGDAAILNIILTAMPKIAAEVAAPLAKTEEIVLLGGGDGTSSEITRLVGQVPPAVQALTGVDLSKVLGKIPGAK, from the exons ATGGGCATTGAGATCCTCTCTTTCACCATCAAAGACGTCTATGATGACGTTCAATACCTGGCTTCCCTCGGGAAAGCCCAAACAGCCGCTGTGAAACGAGACGCTGACGTCGGCGTCGCCGAGGCGAACCGAGATGCTGGAATTCGA gAAGCGGAATGCGAGAAATCAGCGATGGACATAAAGTACAATACCGACACTAAAATCGAAGACAATGCGCGACTTTTCCAACTACAGAAGGCACTTTTTGATCAAGAAATAAACACGGCG AAAGCCGAAGCTCAGCTAGCCTACGAGCTCCAGGCTGCAAAAATCAAGCAACGAATACGAAACGAAGAAATCCAAatcgaagtcgtcgagaggcGCAAGCAGATCGAAGTCGAGGAACAAGAGGTTCGTCGTAAGGAACATGAGCTTCGAAGTACCGTGCGACTTCCAGCTGAAGCGGAACACTACAAAATGGGCAGAGTAGCCGAAggaaaaag GACACAAACGGTCGGCGCTGCAACAGCCGACGCCGAAAGGATCCGGTTAATTGGTAAAGCTGAAGCGGAGGCAATGGAAGCCGTTGGGAAATCGGATGCTGAAAGAATGCGAATGAAAGCACAGATCTACAAGAAATATGGCGATGCTGCCATTCTCAACATCATCCTTACTGCTATGCCAAAG ATTGCAGCCGAAGTAGCTGCGCCATTGGCCAAGACGGAAGAGATTGTGCTTTTGGGAGGTGGCGACGGAACCAGTTCAGAAATCACACGTCTCGTAGGCCAAGTCCCACCAGCAGTTCAAGCATTAACAGGTGTTGATCTTTCCAAA GTTCTTGGAAAAATACCAGGGGCCAAGTAA
- the LOC124176644 gene encoding flotillin-2 isoform X1, whose protein sequence is MGNVHTCGPNEALVVSGGCCGSMRKRTIVGGYAFTWWFVTDVQRLSLEVMTLNPLCEYVETAQGVPLTVTGVAQCKIMKADELLHTASEQFLGKSVSEIKSTILSTLEGHLRAILGTLSVEEVYKDRDQFAALVREVAAPDVGRMGIEILSFTIKDVYDDVQYLASLGKAQTAAVKRDADVGVAEANRDAGIREAECEKSAMDIKYNTDTKIEDNARLFQLQKALFDQEINTAKAEAQLAYELQAAKIKQRIRNEEIQIEVVERRKQIEVEEQEVRRKEHELRSTVRLPAEAEHYKMGRVAEGKRTQTVGAATADAERIRLIGKAEAEAMEAVGKSDAERMRMKAQIYKKYGDAAILNIILTAMPKIAAEVAAPLAKTEEIVLLGGGDGTSSEITRLVGQVPPAVQALTGVDLSKVLGKIPGAK, encoded by the exons GAGGATGCTGCGGCTCCATGAGAAAACGGACCATCGTAGGTGGCTACGCGTTCACCTGGTGGTTTGTTACGGATGTTCAGCGGCTGTCTCTCGAAGTGATGACCTTGAACCCCCTCTGCGAGTACGTCGAGACCGCTCAAGGCGTACCATTGACCGTGACTGGGGTCGCCCAATGTAAGATCATGAAGGCTGACGAACTCTTGCACACGGCCAGCGAGCAGTTCCTCGGCAAGTCTGTCAGCGAGATCAAATCGACCATTCTGTCAACTCTGGAGGGTCATTTGCGAGCCATTCTTG GAACTCTTTCCGTAGAAGAGGTGTACAAAGATCGCGACCAGTTCGCAGCGCTAGTACGCGAAGTGGCAGCGCCTGACGTGGGCCGCATGGGCATTGAGATCCTCTCTTTCACCATCAAAGACGTCTATGATGACGTTCAATACCTGGCTTCCCTCGGGAAAGCCCAAACAGCCGCTGTGAAACGAGACGCTGACGTCGGCGTCGCCGAGGCGAACCGAGATGCTGGAATTCGA gAAGCGGAATGCGAGAAATCAGCGATGGACATAAAGTACAATACCGACACTAAAATCGAAGACAATGCGCGACTTTTCCAACTACAGAAGGCACTTTTTGATCAAGAAATAAACACGGCG AAAGCCGAAGCTCAGCTAGCCTACGAGCTCCAGGCTGCAAAAATCAAGCAACGAATACGAAACGAAGAAATCCAAatcgaagtcgtcgagaggcGCAAGCAGATCGAAGTCGAGGAACAAGAGGTTCGTCGTAAGGAACATGAGCTTCGAAGTACCGTGCGACTTCCAGCTGAAGCGGAACACTACAAAATGGGCAGAGTAGCCGAAggaaaaag GACACAAACGGTCGGCGCTGCAACAGCCGACGCCGAAAGGATCCGGTTAATTGGTAAAGCTGAAGCGGAGGCAATGGAAGCCGTTGGGAAATCGGATGCTGAAAGAATGCGAATGAAAGCACAGATCTACAAGAAATATGGCGATGCTGCCATTCTCAACATCATCCTTACTGCTATGCCAAAG ATTGCAGCCGAAGTAGCTGCGCCATTGGCCAAGACGGAAGAGATTGTGCTTTTGGGAGGTGGCGACGGAACCAGTTCAGAAATCACACGTCTCGTAGGCCAAGTCCCACCAGCAGTTCAAGCATTAACAGGTGTTGATCTTTCCAAA GTTCTTGGAAAAATACCAGGGGCCAAGTAA